A stretch of the Enoplosus armatus isolate fEnoArm2 chromosome 13, fEnoArm2.hap1, whole genome shotgun sequence genome encodes the following:
- the LOC139295481 gene encoding olfactory receptor 52D1-like — protein MDNTTLTFTMTAYAVMENYKHGLLTVFLLLYLTIIILNSLLITVIHQNNDLHQPMNLFSCMLSMNEIYGGSALLPIVMAMLISKTHEIPLKWCKAQVFFLHTYASAEFCILAAMGYDRYVAICYPLHYHSIMSNSKLGKLVACASLYPAVVFGCFYSLTLQLSFCGKVIPKLYCVNMELVKNLCSNASYVSIVGLVLLFFLVVPQVLMIVFSYAQISRVCRKLSRESQSNALKTCIPHLLSLLNYTIGSLFEIIQTRFNMSHVAVEAQIFLSLYFVIIPSVANPVLYGLCTQIVRVRILKLFIRNKIMPARSAKALVAA, from the coding sequence ATGGACAACACAACACTAACATTCACAATGACTGCATATGCTGTCATGGAGAACTACAAACATGGCCTGTTGACTGTATTCCTCCTGCTGTATCTTACTATCATCATTTTGAATTCACTGCTCATTACTGTCATACACCAAAACAACGATTTGCATCAACCTATGAATTTGTTCTCGTGCATGTTATCCATGAATGAAATATATGGCGGCTCTGCATTGTTACCTATAGTTATGGCCATGCTCATATCTAAGACACATGAAATACCTCTGAAGTGGTGTAAGGCTCAAGTCTTTTTCCTACACACATATGCAAGTGCTGAGTTTTGTATTTTAGCTGCTATGGGATATGACAGATATGTTGCCATCTGTTACCCACTACATTACCACAGCATCATGTCTAATTCAAAGTTAGGCAAGCTTGTTGCATGTGCAAGTCTATACCCAGCTGttgtgtttggatgtttttactCACTAACATTACAGCTGAGCTTCTGTGGAAAAGTCATACCAAAATTATACTGCGTGAACATGGAGCTGGTCAAAAATTTGTGTTCAAATGCATCGTACGTAAGTATTGTGGGACTTgtacttcttttctttttggttgtGCCTCAGGTGCTGATGATTGTTTTCTCTTATGCACAAATTTCAAGAGTGTGTAGGAAATTATCGAGAGAATCTCAAAGCAATGCTCTTAAAACATGCATCCCACATTTATTATCTTTGCTAAACTACACCATAGGCTCCTTATTTGAAATCATCCAAACTAGATTTAACATGAGTCATGTAGCTGTTGAGGCACAGATCTTCCTGTCTTTATACTTTGTCATCATCCCATCTGTTGCCAACCCAGTGCTGTATGGCCTCTGCACTCAGATAGTAAGAGTACGTATACTGAAACTGTTTATTAGAAACAAGATCATGCCAGCAAGGTCAGCAAAGGCCCTGGTTGCAGCTTAA